One genomic segment of Labeo rohita strain BAU-BD-2019 chromosome 14, IGBB_LRoh.1.0, whole genome shotgun sequence includes these proteins:
- the LOC127175755 gene encoding serine/threonine-protein kinase pim-3-like, producing the protein RDVKPENLLISTESHDIKLLDFGCGDRLKDSAYKYFAGTLQYAPPEWFRRHRYHAGPATVWSVGVTLFNILCGCFPFRGSLRVTSKSRLCFPRELSTGKRQKSRPDPGEVCSFVFLKTVLCVTECRQLIRWCLSAAAADRPSLDDIERHPWLH; encoded by the exons CGGGATGTCAAACCAGAGAACCTGCTGATCTCCACAGAGTCACATGACATCAAACTTCTGGACTTCGGTTGTGGAGATCGGCTTAAAGACTCGGCCTACAAATACTTTGCAG GCACTCTTCAATACGCCCCTCCTGAGTGGTTTCGGCGGCACCGCTATCACGCAGGACCGGCTACGGTTTGGTCAGTGGGGGTGACGCTCTTCAACATCCTGTGCGGCTGTTTCCCCTTCAGAGGATCGTTGAGGGTCACCTCCAAAAGCAGACTGTGTTTCCCTAGAGAGCTGTCTACAGGCAAGAGACAGAAATCACGTCCAGATCCAGGTGAAGTGTGTAGTTTTGTGTTTCTGAAGACTGTGTTGTGTGTAACAGAGTGCCGTCAGTTGATTCGCTGGTGCCTCAGTGCAGCGGCAGCAGATCGGCCCAGTTTAGATGACATTGAGCGCCACCCCTGGTTACACTGA